The genomic DNA ACTATCGTAGCTACTTGGGCTTCTGGGAGTATGTTCTTTAGTGATCTAGAACAGACTTATAGCCAGGGATTATATCTAATTATAGCTGTTGTAATAGGTGGTAGTTTAGGATTATTGATTACAGGATACGTTATAGCTCCACGTATGGGAACCTTCTTAAACCATGTTTCTATGGCTGATGCCATGAGCAGTATTTATGGTAAAGGTATTCAGGTTATTGCTGCTACAAGTACAGTGCTTATGGATATAGGATATATAGCTATTCAGTTTAAAGTAATCTCTAAAATTTTAGCTGCATTATTTGATTACCACGGACCTGAAGTTATTATCATTGCAGCTGCCATTATTACTATTTATTCGGCTTTCGGTGGAATTAAATCAGTTAGTTTTACAGATGTAATACAATTTATTACTTTTGGTACATTATTGCCCGTTTTAGCCTTGGTTATTTGGCACCATATCCCAGATACTAACCAAGTGATACACACCCTTACCACTAATCCTAATTTTAGTTTTAAACAGGTAGTAAGGTGGAGCCCTCAGTTTATGAGTACCCTAGTTTTTATGTGTTATTCCATGACTCCTAGTTTACCACCTATGTTATTTCAGCGAATGGCTATGGCACGAGATATTAGACAAGTCAAAAGGTCGATTGCTTATGCAACAGGTCTCTTGCTTTTAATAGAGCTATTTATAATTTGGATAGCTATCCTTCTTTTAACCGACAATCCAAACCTCACTACTAGCCAGGTAGTTAGCTATTTAATAGAACAGCATACGTATGCAGGCCTTAAAGGATTCTTAGGAGTAGGTATTATTGCTTTAGCTATGTCTTCAGCAGATTCTGCTCTTAATTCTTGTGCTGTATTGGTTGCTAATGACATACTTCCTCCCTTAAAAATTACGAAACAAGCATCTGTAAGGGCAGCTGCTATTGCTACTTTTATAATAGGATTTTTTGCTGTACTACTGACTTTATCTATTCAGAATATATTACAAATCCTATTGTTTTCTGCAAATTTTTATTTGCCCATTCTCACCATACCAATGTTACTTACTATTTTCGGCTTTCGTACTAGCAAACGAGTGATTTTTATTGGCATAGGTGCTGGATTTATTATGACAGCTTTCCTTTTGGTCTACTTTAAAAATATCAATAGCTTTTTGCCAGGCATGTTTGCTAATTTTGCCTTTTTACTTGGTAGCCACTATATACTTGGGGAAAAGGGAGGTTGGACTAAGCAGACGACACAAATGGAACTAATGAATATGCCTGATACTTATCCAATTACCTGGAAAGATCGGTGGAATAAGCTAAAATCTATAAAACCATTGGTGTACCTTGAAAAGAATTTACCTAACAAAGAATACTACTATCCACTGTTGGCCTTTTACCTACTGACAGCTACTTATGTATCTTTATACAACGTACCGCATGTTATAGAGCAACAGTATCTAACTTTCTATAGAAGTATTCAATATTCCATTCTTGTTATTACCACAGGACTATTAGCTTTTCCTATCTGGCCAGCTCCACTCAAAAATAAGCGCTTGCTAGCTTGGCTATGGCCTTTAGTTATCTTCTATACCCTTTTCTTTGTAGGTGGTATGGTTATGATTATAAGTGGATTCCAGCCAAATCAGGTCTTAATCTTTATGTTAAATTTAGTGATGACCGTCTTATTAACGTATTGGCCGTTAGCAATCACATTGGCTATAACTGGGTTAATAGCTGCTACCTTGATATTTAAATGGGTGTTCGGCGGAGTTGTCTTGCCTAATCAAGCAACACCTATTTCTTTTCAGTTCAGCTATGGCTTGCTCTTATTTAGTAGTCTATTAATAGCATTATTTAGGTTCAAACAAGCCAACAAAGATCTTGCAGATAAACATGCGTACCTTCGTTCTACACATCATGAAACGACACAAAGTTTATTAAAAGCACGTAGATATGAGGAGCGATTTGTAAAAGCTTTGAATACGGAGGGTGTTGAAGAACTCAACAAGGTAGTAACCCTGGGCAGGGAATTAGAAATACAAAGTAAAACGATAGATACTAAATTGCTACCAGAGGCTTTTAAGAGTGCTTTTATAACTTGGCAAGAACAACTTGCTGCTGCTGCTCAATATCTAAAAATATTATCACATCGTACAAGTGCTTATCTACGTTTAGAGGTAGAAACTGCACCTATAGCTAGTATAATACAACAAGCTATAGGCCTTCTTCAGTTCCAAGAAATAGAGAAGATACCTCAAGTAAATCTTCAGAATTATTCGAAAACAGAAGAATTAGAAGCAGATTTAGTTAAAATAAAGCAGCTAATAGTTAATGCTATTCTATATGCACAAGATATGCGGCAAGCTAGCTCAAAACCGATTATATTACGTATAGAGGATACGGTGCTAAGCTACCCCATCAACGGAGTAGGAGAAAACATGAAGCGAATACATGCAGTATGTTTTACAGTTACTACTACTGATAAGGTTACTCCTGCAGAACCAGTTTACTTAGGTAATGTAGACCAGGCAAACTTGTGGATTTCTCAAGTTAGGGAAAATCTAATGCTCGGTACAAACCAGCGTATTATAGAAGCACATTATGGCTACTTATCCTTGTCAACACAGGGGGTAGTTACTACGCAAGTGTATGTAATACCTAGGCAGGTAAGGGAAGTACGACCTAAAGAAATGGATATTGCTCAAATGGATGTAGATGAATTCCAACCTATATCGGATGAGAATTATCCAGGGGCTGCTGAGCAAGAAGCAGCATTTTTAGAAGCTGTAAAAAGTAAAACAACAGCAGACTTAAAGCTGGTAGATAAGGCACTTAAAATAATCAAAAAATACCATGGGCCTGTAAAACGTAAATCAGGCGAGCCTTTCTACTTGCATCCTGTAACTGTAGCCAGTATAGTGTTAGAGTATACACAAGATGCAGATACAATTATTGCTGCCTTACTACATGATTTAGTAGAGGATACTGCTTTTTCTTTACCTCAAGTAGGGCTGATGTTTAATACCCGTATACAAAGGATTGTAGATGGTGTAACTCATCTATATAGCAACTTTAATACGCTTCACAAGATAAAACTAGCTGCTCATGAAAACATTAAAAAGTTGCTCGACGTAGAAGATAAAGGTGTATTATATGTGAAACTAGCAGACAGATTACATAATATGCGTACTATTGAAGGACATTCTTCACTTGTTAAGCAAAAGCAAATTGCTGAAGAAACTTTGCAGTTCTTTGTTCCTGTAGCACAATATTTAGGGCTTAAACAAGTTATGGACGAGCTGAAAAAACGCAGCTTAGAAGTGTTAAATAAACAATAATATTTAGAATATTATTTGACTTAGGTAGAAGAGTCGTCTGGTATGAAGATAAAGAGCTATTATATACTGTAGCTGTGCTGCTTTACGACGTAGTGTAGGATACAAAGCTCATAATACTTATGATAGATTATATGTAGAGGTAGCATATGCCTTTGTAATAATCAAAGGTTACTAAACTAGAAAGCAGCATATAGAGATTAAAACTAGAAAATCTTCTGTAAGAATATTTATGTTGCAGCCAACTATGAACATAAGTATATAGCTTGTTGTTGAGTTAATAGTAGCTTACTTGATATATATAGTTGAACGTAGCATTTATTGGATAGGTGAAAAATATATTCCTTTGGACGGTTTTGTAGAAATAGGTAGTAGCCTTAGATTTAACGGTTGTAATATAGGAGGCTTAATAGCATAGGTTGAAATTTGATTAAGAAGTAGGTGTATTATAAACTTGGTTAGTAGCTGCACGTAATGTATTAGTAAGTAATGCGGCTATTGTCATAGGTCCTACACCACCAGGCACAGGAGTGATAGCGTTGCAAAGTGTTGCTACTTCTTCAAATGCTACATCTCCTTTTAGTCTATAACCACGCTTCTTGGTAGTATCAGGTATGCGCGTAATACCCACATCGATCACAGTTGTACTTGGTTTTATCATATCAGCGGTAATAAGTCCAGGTTTTCCTACAGCTACAACCAATATGTCTGCCTGACGTGTAAAGTTAGTTAGCTGTTGTGTATAGCTATGGCAAAGGGTTACTGTGGCATTACCTGGATAAGCATTCCTACTCATAAGTATACTCAATGGTGCGCCTACTGTAGGTCCTCTTCCTATAATAACACAATGTTTGCCAGCCGTCTCAATTTGATAGTGTTCCAATAGCAGGAGGATACCTAATGGGGTAGCGGGTATGTGGGTAGGCAGGTTGCAAGCCATCCGTCCATAGTTGAAGGTATGTAGTCCATCTACGTCCTTTGATGGGGTAATGGCTTGTATAATTTTTATAGCATTAATATGCTTTGGTAATGGTAATTGTATTATAATACCATGAATAGAAGTGTCTTCATTTAGCTTATGAATAAGATATAGTAATGTAGATTCTTGTACATGCGACGCTTCTTGAATGAAAGTAGTTTGGAACCCAACCTCTTGGCATGCTTTAACTTTATTATAGACATAGGTATGGCTAGCAGGATCA from Candidatus Amoebophilus asiaticus 5a2 includes the following:
- a CDS encoding sodium:solute symporter family transporter; translated protein: MIDILIFIIFLLLNFVIGLKYRGKKQSFKEYAIGNKDFSTATLTATIVATWASGSMFFSDLEQTYSQGLYLIIAVVIGGSLGLLITGYVIAPRMGTFLNHVSMADAMSSIYGKGIQVIAATSTVLMDIGYIAIQFKVISKILAALFDYHGPEVIIIAAAIITIYSAFGGIKSVSFTDVIQFITFGTLLPVLALVIWHHIPDTNQVIHTLTTNPNFSFKQVVRWSPQFMSTLVFMCYSMTPSLPPMLFQRMAMARDIRQVKRSIAYATGLLLLIELFIIWIAILLLTDNPNLTTSQVVSYLIEQHTYAGLKGFLGVGIIALAMSSADSALNSCAVLVANDILPPLKITKQASVRAAAIATFIIGFFAVLLTLSIQNILQILLFSANFYLPILTIPMLLTIFGFRTSKRVIFIGIGAGFIMTAFLLVYFKNINSFLPGMFANFAFLLGSHYILGEKGGWTKQTTQMELMNMPDTYPITWKDRWNKLKSIKPLVYLEKNLPNKEYYYPLLAFYLLTATYVSLYNVPHVIEQQYLTFYRSIQYSILVITTGLLAFPIWPAPLKNKRLLAWLWPLVIFYTLFFVGGMVMIISGFQPNQVLIFMLNLVMTVLLTYWPLAITLAITGLIAATLIFKWVFGGVVLPNQATPISFQFSYGLLLFSSLLIALFRFKQANKDLADKHAYLRSTHHETTQSLLKARRYEERFVKALNTEGVEELNKVVTLGRELEIQSKTIDTKLLPEAFKSAFITWQEQLAAAAQYLKILSHRTSAYLRLEVETAPIASIIQQAIGLLQFQEIEKIPQVNLQNYSKTEELEADLVKIKQLIVNAILYAQDMRQASSKPIILRIEDTVLSYPINGVGENMKRIHAVCFTVTTTDKVTPAEPVYLGNVDQANLWISQVRENLMLGTNQRIIEAHYGYLSLSTQGVVTTQVYVIPRQVREVRPKEMDIAQMDVDEFQPISDENYPGAAEQEAAFLEAVKSKTTADLKLVDKALKIIKKYHGPVKRKSGEPFYLHPVTVASIVLEYTQDADTIIAALLHDLVEDTAFSLPQVGLMFNTRIQRIVDGVTHLYSNFNTLHKIKLAAHENIKKLLDVEDKGVLYVKLADRLHNMRTIEGHSSLVKQKQIAEETLQFFVPVAQYLGLKQVMDELKKRSLEVLNKQ
- a CDS encoding bifunctional 5,10-methylenetetrahydrofolate dehydrogenase/5,10-methenyltetrahydrofolate cyclohydrolase translates to MAVILDGKQVAHFLRQSLAEQVQTLAKEGKPIPHLAIVLVGDDPASHTYVYNKVKACQEVGFQTTFIQEASHVQESTLLYLIHKLNEDTSIHGIIIQLPLPKHINAIKIIQAITPSKDVDGLHTFNYGRMACNLPTHIPATPLGILLLLEHYQIETAGKHCVIIGRGPTVGAPLSILMSRNAYPGNATVTLCHSYTQQLTNFTRQADILVVAVGKPGLITADMIKPSTTVIDVGITRIPDTTKKRGYRLKGDVAFEEVATLCNAITPVPGGVGPMTIAALLTNTLRAATNQVYNTPTS